Below is a genomic region from Treponema sp. OMZ 798.
CTATAAAGGGACAAAGGGCTAAAAAGCGCATTAAAACTACGTTTTTTACAAGGATCGCAGAAAGAAAAATACTAATTGTTTCAGGCATTTTTTTACTCCTCCTCTTTTTTGGTTTCCGGCCCGGCTTGCGGGGCAGGCGAGCTTTGAATCTTCTTCTTGGGTTTTTCTAAAAGCATTTTTGCAAAGAGGTTTATGGAAATCATAATACCGAATACAAAAAAACCTCCGGGTGCATTTGCAAAAAATCGTATATGATAGGCTTCAGGTATAAAGACATTTCCTGCCAAGGCGCCCGACCCTAGAATTTCTCTTATGGCCGAAATAAGCACAAGAACTATTGTGTATCCGACTCCCATACCGAGGGCATCTAAAACGGATTTTCCGGGGTTTTCTTTTGAAGCAAAGGATTCAACCCGGCCCATGATAATACAGTTTACAACTATGAG
It encodes:
- the rsxE gene encoding electron transport complex subunit RsxE; its protein translation is MKNLTIFTNGIIKNNPLLVLMIGLCSALAVTTNVLNGLGMGMAMTFVIVMSELIISIFRKLIPQDIRIPVFIIVIASFTTIVDLLMQAYTPALSDAMGLFIKLIVVNCIIMGRVESFASKENPGKSVLDALGMGVGYTIVLVLISAIREILGSGALAGNVFIPEAYHIRFFANAPGGFFVFGIMISINLFAKMLLEKPKKKIQSSPAPQAGPETKKEEE